The Candidatus Kryptonium sp. genome contains a region encoding:
- a CDS encoding purine-nucleoside phosphorylase produces the protein MSELKQQIMEALNFIRTKTKLEPKIGIILGTGLGGLAKEIKAETIIDYSDIPHFPISTVESHHGRLIFGNLSGKDVVAMQGRFHYYEGYTMKQITFPVRVMKFLGVKYLLISNAAGGLNPLFRKGDLMIITDHINLLGDNPLIGPNDDELGPRFPDMSEPYNKELIELAEQVALEEKIRVQKGVYVAMTGPSLETRAEYRFLRLIGADAVGMSTVPENIVANHMGMKVFGISVITDECFPDALQPLSLEDVIRVASEAEPKLTLLMKRLVEKINL, from the coding sequence ATGAGCGAGCTGAAACAGCAAATAATGGAAGCATTAAATTTCATAAGAACTAAAACAAAGCTTGAACCTAAAATTGGTATAATTCTCGGAACAGGGCTTGGTGGACTTGCAAAGGAAATCAAAGCTGAAACAATAATTGACTATAGCGATATACCTCACTTCCCAATTTCAACAGTTGAATCTCATCACGGCAGATTAATTTTTGGTAATCTAAGCGGAAAAGATGTCGTAGCAATGCAAGGTAGATTTCACTACTATGAAGGATATACGATGAAACAAATTACCTTCCCTGTGCGGGTGATGAAATTCTTGGGTGTTAAGTATCTTTTAATTTCAAACGCAGCTGGTGGTTTGAACCCACTCTTCAGAAAAGGCGATCTTATGATAATTACAGATCATATCAACCTACTTGGGGATAACCCTCTTATAGGACCAAATGACGATGAGCTTGGACCAAGATTTCCTGATATGTCCGAGCCGTATAATAAAGAATTAATTGAACTTGCGGAGCAAGTAGCGCTTGAAGAAAAAATAAGGGTTCAAAAAGGTGTTTATGTTGCAATGACAGGTCCAAGCCTTGAAACGAGAGCAGAGTACCGGTTTTTGAGATTGATCGGAGCTGATGCAGTTGGAATGTCAACAGTCCCAGAGAACATCGTCGCAAACCATATGGGAATGAAGGTATTTGGGATTTCTGTTATAACTGACGAGTGCTTCCCAGATGCGCTTCAACCATTAAGCCTTGAAGATGTTATAAGAGTTGCATCAGAAGCGGAACCTAAATTAACTTTACTTATGAAGCGTTTGGTTGAAAAAATTAACCTTTAA
- a CDS encoding TraR/DksA family transcriptional regulator produces MAKKKVKSTKKKTTAKKAVKRSTAKSRIKKTKRITAKKTTKKKTPKVKSEVIELTQDTIAQTSPEQTQSEQQTPKKESQIPKVAYSKEDLEHFKQILLKKREEILEMLEYHKQSLIESTTQNDKPIGTPYSIHMEYGTETEEREKTMFFIAREEKMLNYIDAALMRIERGTYGVCISCGKLIDKRRLEAVPHTQLCITCKLAQKKKF; encoded by the coding sequence ATGGCGAAGAAAAAAGTTAAATCAACAAAGAAGAAAACCACCGCGAAAAAAGCGGTAAAAAGATCAACCGCCAAATCAAGGATCAAAAAGACAAAGAGAATTACCGCTAAAAAAACGACAAAAAAGAAAACCCCGAAAGTTAAAAGTGAAGTAATTGAATTAACTCAAGATACGATCGCTCAAACTTCCCCAGAGCAAACGCAAAGCGAACAACAAACCCCGAAGAAGGAATCTCAAATTCCGAAAGTCGCTTATTCAAAAGAAGATCTTGAACATTTCAAGCAAATTCTTTTAAAAAAGCGCGAGGAAATCCTTGAAATGCTTGAATATCACAAGCAATCTTTGATTGAATCAACGACACAAAACGATAAACCAATTGGAACGCCGTATTCAATTCATATGGAATATGGAACTGAAACTGAAGAAAGAGAGAAAACGATGTTTTTTATAGCAAGGGAAGAAAAGATGTTAAACTATATTGATGCTGCACTTATGAGAATAGAGCGTGGGACATATGGCGTTTGCATAAGCTGTGGAAAGTTAATTGACAAGCGACGACTTGAAGCAGTGCCACATACTCAGCTTTGCATTACCTGCAAGCTTGCACAAAAGAAAAAATTCTGA
- the rlmD gene encoding 23S rRNA (uracil(1939)-C(5))-methyltransferase RlmD codes for MFQVGSEIEVKIEKTVFEGKSIARVNGFVLFVKNVVPGDVVRVKITKIKKSYAEAEPIEIIQSSNLRVKPRCKFFGICGGCKWQNLDYNAQIEFKRDHVIESFERIGGFKGIDKIVLRTLPSDEIYFYRNKIEFSFSKERWLLDEELNNLNEIDSNFALGFHLPDRYDKVLDIDECFLQSELSNEILNFTRNYFKSRKVEIYSTEKNEGYLRFLVIREGKNTGDVMVNLVTFEDNFQTMRDFTDALLSKFPNITTVINNINTRKAQVAVGEYEKVYHGNGTIFEKLGDFTFQISSNSFFQTNTRQAEKLYRKIVEFAEFNPDDVVYDFYSGTGTISIFISSYVKSVVGLEIVESAVEDAWRNAQINGVENCKFIAGDLRRKLYKDKDWIKEIGKPNVIIIDPPRSGMHPDVVKAVARIQPQKIIYVSCNPTTQARDIKMLIEYNPNYEIELVQPIDMFPHTYHIENIAVLKLVR; via the coding sequence ATGTTTCAAGTAGGAAGTGAAATTGAGGTAAAGATTGAAAAAACCGTTTTTGAAGGTAAAAGCATCGCAAGAGTAAACGGATTTGTTTTGTTTGTAAAAAATGTCGTCCCTGGCGATGTCGTCAGAGTTAAAATTACGAAAATAAAAAAGTCATACGCGGAAGCCGAACCTATTGAAATAATTCAAAGTTCAAATCTACGAGTTAAACCAAGATGTAAATTTTTCGGCATATGTGGAGGTTGTAAATGGCAAAATCTTGATTACAATGCACAAATTGAATTCAAGCGAGACCATGTAATTGAAAGCTTTGAAAGGATTGGTGGTTTCAAAGGAATAGACAAAATAGTTCTGCGAACTCTCCCATCTGATGAAATCTACTTTTACAGAAATAAAATTGAGTTTTCATTCTCAAAAGAGCGATGGCTACTTGATGAAGAGTTAAACAATCTAAACGAGATTGATTCAAATTTTGCTCTCGGATTTCACCTTCCTGATAGATATGACAAAGTGCTTGATATTGACGAATGTTTTCTTCAATCGGAATTAAGCAACGAAATTTTGAACTTCACGAGAAATTATTTCAAATCAAGAAAGGTTGAAATTTATTCAACAGAAAAAAATGAGGGCTACTTGCGCTTTCTCGTAATAAGAGAAGGAAAGAATACGGGAGATGTGATGGTTAATCTCGTCACATTTGAAGATAATTTTCAAACGATGCGCGATTTTACAGACGCTCTTCTTTCAAAGTTTCCGAACATAACGACCGTTATTAACAACATCAACACCAGAAAAGCACAAGTTGCGGTTGGGGAATACGAAAAAGTTTATCACGGCAATGGAACCATATTTGAAAAACTTGGCGATTTCACCTTCCAAATATCCTCAAATTCTTTCTTCCAGACGAACACAAGACAAGCGGAAAAACTATATAGAAAAATAGTTGAATTTGCAGAATTCAATCCAGATGATGTGGTTTATGATTTCTATTCTGGAACTGGAACGATTTCTATTTTTATCTCGTCTTATGTAAAAAGCGTCGTTGGACTTGAGATAGTTGAAAGCGCAGTTGAAGACGCCTGGCGAAATGCACAAATAAATGGCGTTGAAAATTGCAAATTCATCGCTGGAGACTTGAGAAGGAAACTTTACAAAGATAAAGACTGGATAAAAGAAATTGGGAAACCAAATGTAATCATAATTGATCCACCGAGGTCAGGTATGCACCCAGATGTAGTGAAAGCGGTTGCGAGAATTCAACCGCAAAAAATTATTTATGTAAGTTGCAATCCGACGACACAGGCAAGAGATATAAAGATGTTGATTGAATATAATCCGAACTATGAAATTGAGCTCGTTCAACCAATTGATATGTTTCCACATACCTATCACATTGAAAATATAGCAGTGTTGAAATTGGTTCGTTAG
- a CDS encoding RluA family pseudouridine synthase: protein MKDEVIEILGKVKILKEIQIVVPNVEKRERIDKFLANQIENASRSKIEKLIESGLVLVNGQKVKPSHKISPGEKIIVKIPKEPRPELVAEPIPLDIVYEDEYLLVVNKPAGMVTHPGHGNYTGTLVNALLYHCSNLSKVNVSGDEVRPGIVHRLDKDTSGLLVVAKDDETHRHLARQFFHKTVEREYWAIVWGHFSSNRGTIEAELGRSKSDRTKFTVVKGGKPAITEYEVLEKFDFLSLVKLKLKTGRTHQIRVHLAHIGHPVFGDPTYGGRRIAWGGIDRKKKLFVDELLKIMQRQALHAKTLGFIHPARNEFMKFDSELPEDMKKLLEILKKEHQ from the coding sequence ATGAAGGATGAAGTAATTGAAATTTTGGGAAAGGTAAAAATTTTGAAGGAAATTCAAATTGTTGTGCCCAATGTTGAAAAAAGAGAAAGAATAGACAAATTTCTCGCAAACCAAATTGAAAACGCAAGCAGAAGTAAAATTGAAAAATTGATTGAATCGGGGCTTGTCCTTGTAAACGGTCAAAAAGTTAAACCAAGTCATAAAATCTCTCCAGGGGAAAAGATAATCGTAAAGATCCCCAAAGAACCAAGACCTGAACTTGTAGCAGAACCAATCCCACTTGATATAGTTTACGAGGATGAATATCTTCTTGTTGTAAATAAACCCGCTGGAATGGTCACACATCCCGGACATGGTAATTACACAGGGACGCTTGTAAACGCCCTTTTGTATCATTGTTCCAACCTTTCAAAAGTGAATGTTTCCGGTGACGAAGTTCGTCCTGGGATCGTCCATCGGCTTGATAAAGATACAAGTGGACTTCTTGTGGTCGCAAAAGATGATGAAACTCACAGACATCTTGCAAGGCAATTTTTTCACAAAACAGTTGAAAGAGAATACTGGGCTATCGTCTGGGGACATTTCAGCTCAAACAGGGGAACCATTGAAGCAGAACTTGGAAGAAGCAAAAGCGACAGGACAAAATTTACAGTTGTAAAAGGCGGTAAACCAGCGATAACCGAATATGAAGTGCTTGAAAAATTTGATTTCCTTTCGTTGGTTAAATTAAAACTCAAAACGGGGCGAACTCATCAAATAAGAGTTCATCTTGCACACATAGGACATCCAGTTTTCGGAGATCCGACATATGGAGGAAGAAGAATCGCTTGGGGTGGAATTGATAGGAAAAAGAAATTATTTGTGGATGAACTTTTAAAAATCATGCAAAGACAAGCTTTGCACGCAAAAACGCTCGGCTTCATCCATCCAGCAAGAAATGAATTTATGAAATTTGATTCGGAACTGCCCGAAGATATGAAAAAACTTCTTGAAATTTTGAAAAAAGAACATCAATGA
- the ileS gene encoding isoleucine--tRNA ligase yields the protein MYKELTDKIKYSDLEREILKFWKENKIFEKSILTREGKPSFTFYEGPPTANGRPGIHHVMSRTIKDLVCRYKTMRGFKVYRKAGWDTHGLPVEIEIEKKLGIKHKDEIIEYGIEKFNEECKKSVFEYLNDWEEMTERIGYWIDLENAYITFTNEYIESIWWALKQFFDKGYIYKGYKIQPYCPRCETPLSSHEVAQGYEDVKDPSIYVKIKAKGEENTYFLVWTTTPWTLISNVALAVHPEVTYVKISHKGENLILARDRLVVIDGDYEILAEYKGHQLKGKEYERLFDYIPVDKKAFYVVTADFVSTEDGTGIVHIAPAFGEEDYQVGREYDLPTLQPVNKSGEFTDEITDFKGKFVKDADPEIIQNLKSRGLLYKKETIVHSYPHCWRCKTPLLYYARESWYISTTRYVDKMIELNKQIQWHPPEVGSGRFGNWLEENKDWALSRDRFWGAPLNIWICENCGEMRSVGSIEEIMKEGKNVPEPLDLHKPFVDQITFECKKCNGIMRRTPEVIDVWFDSGAMPFAQFHYPFENVELFKENFPADFIAEGIDQTRGWFYSLHAISSFLFDSPAYKHVVVNELILDKEGQKMSKSRGNVVDPFEVVEKYGADSVRWYLMSVSPPWKPKLFNEEDIVEIQRKFFSTLINTYSFFTLYANIDNFTYSEERIPVKERPEIDRWIISALNSLIKNYIEAMDDYDLTKAARLISDFTIDQLSNWYVRRSRRRFWKSGVEKDKISAFQTLYECLITIAKLMAPFAPFLADEIYRNLNSVTRKEPYESVHLAYIPEPNENEIDPELEKRMELAQRIVYIVRSLRAKTNLKVRQPLRKIIIPISDENEKEKIEIMKDVILDEINVKAIEYVDDDSEIVEKKAKPNFKSIGPKFGKKAQKISQFIKELQRKQIKELEENGKIEIIVDNEKIEITREDVEIYSENIKGWVVESDGVITVALDTELTEDLINEGFAREFINRVQNMRKEANFEVTDRIRIFFKTESEKLRKAVFALSDYIKSETLAIELSDNFREAEYVKSWEVNDEPCEISIERVRLN from the coding sequence ATGTATAAGGAATTAACGGACAAAATCAAGTATTCAGATCTTGAGCGTGAAATTTTGAAATTTTGGAAGGAGAACAAAATTTTTGAGAAAAGCATTTTAACACGGGAGGGGAAACCAAGTTTTACTTTTTATGAAGGACCTCCGACTGCAAATGGTCGCCCAGGTATTCACCATGTAATGAGCCGAACCATTAAAGATCTTGTGTGTAGATATAAAACGATGCGAGGTTTCAAAGTTTATCGCAAAGCAGGATGGGATACTCACGGACTTCCTGTTGAAATTGAAATTGAGAAAAAACTTGGAATAAAACACAAAGACGAAATAATTGAATACGGAATTGAAAAGTTCAATGAAGAATGCAAAAAGTCGGTCTTTGAATATCTCAACGATTGGGAAGAAATGACCGAAAGGATAGGCTATTGGATTGACCTTGAAAATGCCTACATAACTTTTACAAATGAATATATTGAATCAATTTGGTGGGCATTAAAGCAGTTCTTTGATAAAGGCTACATCTATAAAGGCTACAAAATCCAACCATATTGCCCAAGATGTGAAACTCCACTTTCTTCCCACGAAGTAGCTCAAGGTTATGAGGATGTCAAAGATCCATCAATTTATGTTAAGATAAAAGCAAAAGGCGAAGAAAATACATATTTTCTTGTTTGGACCACGACGCCTTGGACTTTAATTTCAAATGTTGCTCTTGCAGTTCATCCCGAGGTAACTTATGTTAAAATTTCACACAAAGGAGAAAATTTAATTCTCGCAAGAGATAGATTAGTTGTGATTGATGGTGATTATGAAATTCTTGCTGAATATAAAGGTCATCAATTAAAAGGCAAAGAATACGAGCGACTTTTTGACTATATACCTGTTGATAAGAAAGCTTTTTATGTCGTGACAGCAGATTTCGTCAGCACCGAGGATGGAACGGGAATAGTTCATATTGCACCTGCCTTCGGTGAGGAAGATTATCAAGTCGGACGCGAATATGATTTACCAACGCTTCAACCTGTTAACAAAAGTGGCGAGTTTACAGATGAGATTACAGACTTCAAAGGGAAATTTGTCAAAGATGCTGATCCTGAAATCATTCAAAATCTAAAATCGCGTGGCTTGTTATACAAAAAAGAAACGATCGTTCATAGCTATCCACATTGTTGGAGATGTAAAACACCGCTACTTTATTATGCTCGTGAGTCCTGGTACATAAGCACCACTCGCTATGTTGATAAGATGATTGAGCTAAATAAACAAATTCAATGGCATCCACCAGAGGTTGGCTCTGGTAGATTCGGGAATTGGCTTGAGGAAAATAAAGATTGGGCTTTATCAAGAGATAGATTCTGGGGTGCTCCACTTAACATTTGGATTTGTGAAAACTGCGGTGAAATGAGATCTGTTGGAAGCATTGAGGAAATAATGAAAGAAGGCAAGAATGTGCCTGAACCACTTGACCTTCATAAACCTTTTGTTGATCAGATAACATTTGAATGCAAAAAGTGCAACGGAATAATGAGAAGGACACCTGAGGTAATTGATGTATGGTTTGATTCAGGAGCAATGCCATTTGCGCAGTTCCATTATCCATTTGAAAATGTTGAACTTTTCAAGGAAAATTTCCCAGCTGATTTCATCGCAGAAGGAATTGACCAAACACGAGGTTGGTTTTACTCTCTACATGCAATTTCAAGCTTCCTGTTTGATTCCCCAGCATATAAACATGTTGTTGTGAATGAACTTATACTTGATAAAGAAGGACAAAAAATGTCAAAATCACGCGGAAATGTCGTTGATCCATTTGAAGTCGTTGAGAAATACGGAGCTGATTCCGTCAGGTGGTACCTCATGTCCGTGAGCCCACCTTGGAAGCCGAAACTCTTTAACGAAGAAGACATAGTTGAGATACAACGCAAATTCTTCAGCACACTTATTAACACCTATTCCTTCTTCACGCTTTATGCGAACATAGATAACTTCACATATTCAGAAGAAAGGATTCCTGTTAAGGAAAGACCTGAAATTGACAGATGGATAATTTCGGCTTTAAACTCGCTGATTAAAAACTATATTGAAGCAATGGATGATTATGATTTAACTAAAGCAGCTCGTTTGATTTCCGACTTTACTATAGATCAACTTTCCAACTGGTATGTTCGCAGAAGCAGGAGAAGGTTCTGGAAAAGTGGCGTTGAGAAAGATAAGATATCAGCCTTTCAAACACTTTACGAATGCCTTATCACGATAGCAAAACTAATGGCTCCATTTGCACCATTTCTTGCTGATGAAATTTATAGAAATCTCAACAGCGTCACAAGGAAAGAACCTTACGAATCCGTGCATCTTGCCTATATACCTGAACCAAATGAAAACGAAATAGATCCAGAACTTGAAAAGAGAATGGAGCTTGCCCAGCGAATTGTTTACATAGTTAGATCGCTTCGTGCCAAAACAAATCTAAAAGTTCGTCAACCGTTGAGAAAAATAATTATACCTATATCAGACGAGAACGAGAAAGAGAAAATTGAAATAATGAAAGATGTCATCCTGGATGAAATCAATGTAAAGGCGATTGAATATGTTGATGACGATTCGGAAATCGTAGAGAAAAAAGCAAAGCCAAACTTCAAATCAATAGGTCCGAAATTTGGGAAGAAAGCACAAAAAATTTCACAATTCATCAAGGAGCTTCAAAGAAAACAAATAAAAGAACTTGAAGAAAACGGGAAGATTGAAATCATAGTTGATAACGAAAAAATTGAGATTACCAGAGAGGATGTTGAAATTTACAGTGAAAATATAAAAGGTTGGGTCGTTGAATCAGACGGAGTGATAACTGTGGCGCTTGATACGGAACTCACCGAGGATCTGATAAACGAAGGCTTCGCCCGTGAGTTCATAAATAGAGTTCAAAACATGAGAAAAGAAGCCAATTTTGAGGTTACGGATAGAATTCGTATCTTCTTCAAAACCGAATCGGAGAAATTGAGAAAAGCTGTTTTTGCCTTGAGTGATTACATCAAAAGTGAAACCCTTGCGATTGAACTTTCTGATAACTTTAGAGAAGCTGAATATGTGAAATCTTGGGAGGTAAATGATGAGCCGTGTGAAATTTCAATTGAGAGAGTGCGACTTAATTAA
- the lspA gene encoding signal peptidase II has product MKILFLSLFIVICDQLTKLLIRGFEIPSLGIKVKGMRIGESKQIIGDFLRITYTENPGIAFGINLGNKLYVTLLALVAVIVVFIYLYKVRNESLMLRLSLGMIIGGAIGNLTDRIFHGVIFNYEKLFHGRVIDFIDIDFFDINLFGYHIDRWPIFNIADASVTIGVLILLFSHHEKPAKEPVEETNPDTLKNTTNEG; this is encoded by the coding sequence GTGAAGATACTCTTTCTATCACTTTTTATAGTCATATGCGATCAATTGACTAAATTACTCATACGGGGCTTTGAAATCCCATCCCTTGGCATTAAAGTTAAGGGAATGAGAATAGGTGAATCAAAACAAATCATCGGCGACTTCCTAAGAATAACATATACAGAAAACCCAGGAATAGCTTTCGGCATAAATTTAGGAAATAAGTTATATGTTACACTTCTTGCCCTCGTTGCTGTGATCGTTGTTTTTATTTACCTTTACAAAGTAAGAAATGAAAGTTTGATGCTTCGCCTTTCGCTTGGGATGATAATCGGTGGAGCGATCGGAAATTTGACCGATAGAATTTTTCACGGCGTTATTTTCAACTATGAAAAACTTTTTCACGGCAGAGTGATTGATTTTATTGATATTGATTTTTTTGATATAAATCTTTTCGGATATCACATTGATAGATGGCCGATTTTCAACATCGCTGATGCATCTGTTACGATCGGGGTCTTGATTTTACTTTTCAGCCATCACGAAAAACCTGCCAAAGAACCAGTTGAAGAAACAAACCCAGATACCCTGAAAAATACCACCAATGAAGGATGA
- a CDS encoding DUF2905 domain-containing protein → MLQSLGKVLLLIGALIFIFGAILLIADKIGGKIPFIGKLPGDILIQKRNFTFYFPITTSILLSIILTLIIWILSFIFRKH, encoded by the coding sequence ATGCTTCAATCGCTTGGGAAAGTTTTACTACTCATAGGAGCATTGATTTTTATCTTCGGTGCTATACTTTTAATCGCAGATAAAATCGGTGGTAAAATTCCATTCATTGGTAAATTACCCGGCGATATCTTAATACAAAAGAGAAACTTCACTTTCTACTTCCCTATCACGACAAGCATTTTGCTTAGCATAATTTTGACACTGATAATATGGATTCTATCGTTTATATTTAGGAAGCATTGA